One Mangrovimonas cancribranchiae DNA segment encodes these proteins:
- a CDS encoding glycosyltransferase family 2 protein produces the protein MNFYIVIPAHNEADVIAHTLQSLVKQTLLPKHVVVVNDHSSDNTQDIVESFCEKFNWISLINNQSSNKHLPGSKIINAFYKGFETLDNNYDVICKFDADLIFPENYLEQIATHFRTNPKLGMAAGFCYIEKDGHWVLENLTRKDHIRGALKAYRKQCFLDIGKLKPSMGWDTVDELLAKFYNWQLITDDSLHVKHLKPTGISYNKASKYLQGEAMYKMRYGFIITLISAIKLAYKKRRFSLFRDYVLGYFKAKNNKVEQLVTMEQGKFIRQLRWKGILNKFN, from the coding sequence ATGAACTTCTACATTGTCATACCTGCTCATAATGAAGCCGATGTCATTGCACACACACTTCAATCGTTAGTTAAGCAAACCTTATTACCTAAACATGTGGTAGTTGTAAACGACCACTCAAGCGATAATACTCAGGACATTGTTGAATCATTTTGTGAAAAATTCAATTGGATATCATTAATCAACAATCAATCGTCTAACAAACATTTGCCCGGCAGTAAAATAATCAATGCGTTTTATAAAGGCTTTGAAACTTTAGATAACAACTACGATGTGATTTGTAAATTTGATGCCGACTTAATTTTTCCAGAAAATTATCTCGAACAAATTGCTACTCATTTTAGAACAAACCCTAAACTTGGTATGGCAGCTGGATTTTGCTATATTGAAAAAGATGGCCATTGGGTTTTAGAAAACTTAACACGCAAAGACCATATACGCGGCGCTTTAAAAGCTTATCGTAAACAATGTTTTTTAGATATTGGCAAACTAAAACCATCAATGGGTTGGGACACTGTTGATGAACTTCTAGCTAAATTTTACAACTGGCAACTTATTACCGATGATTCACTTCATGTTAAACACTTAAAACCAACAGGCATTAGCTACAACAAAGCCTCAAAATATTTACAAGGTGAAGCCATGTACAAAATGCGATACGGGTTTATAATTACTCTTATTTCGGCTATAAAACTAGCCTACAAAAAACGTCGGTTTTCGCTATTTAGAGATTATGTATTGGGATATTTTAAAGCCAAAAACAATAAGGTTGAACAACTAGTTACCATGGAGCAAGGCAAGTTTATACGTCAATTACGCTGGAAAGGTATTTTAAATAAATTTAATTAA
- a CDS encoding DUF2071 domain-containing protein, with the protein MNLSNLKNHPFGVEALFESSVVLTFAVPKKQLEPLIPDCLQLDTFQDKWAFIAIAMVQTKNLRPKGFPKLLGNDFFLIGYRIFVRYTTNKGKRLRGLYIIKSETDKQKMAFMGNIFTHYNYTTTDITKIKTKNNVEITSKKSNFKITYKKDDKATDLPKNSPFLNWKEARRFAGPLPFTFTYNKEKKEVLIIEGVRQNWKPKPLKVIEYKFEFINALKLKNHHLANAFIIEHIPYYWKKGKKEIWKQNEKNFKAS; encoded by the coding sequence ATGAACTTATCTAATCTTAAAAATCATCCCTTTGGAGTTGAAGCTTTGTTTGAAAGCTCGGTTGTATTAACATTTGCCGTGCCAAAAAAACAGTTGGAGCCCTTAATACCTGATTGTTTACAACTAGACACATTTCAAGATAAATGGGCATTCATAGCTATAGCCATGGTACAAACCAAAAATTTACGTCCTAAGGGATTTCCAAAATTATTAGGTAATGATTTTTTCTTAATTGGCTATCGCATTTTTGTGCGCTACACCACTAACAAAGGCAAACGTTTACGCGGATTATACATAATAAAGTCAGAAACTGATAAACAAAAAATGGCCTTCATGGGCAACATCTTTACCCATTATAATTATACAACTACTGATATTACAAAAATAAAAACCAAAAACAATGTTGAAATAACCTCTAAAAAATCAAATTTTAAAATCACTTACAAAAAAGATGATAAAGCTACGGATTTACCTAAAAACTCACCTTTTTTAAACTGGAAAGAAGCACGACGATTTGCTGGTCCTTTACCCTTTACATTCACTTATAATAAAGAGAAAAAAGAAGTATTGATTATTGAAGGTGTAAGACAAAACTGGAAACCAAAACCATTAAAAGTAATTGAGTATAAATTTGAGTTTATCAATGCCCTTAAATTAAAAAACCATCATCTAGCAAACGCATTTATTATTGAACACATCCCGTATTATTGGAAAAAAGGAAAAAAAGAAATATGGAAACAAAACGAAAAAAATTTCAAGGCGTCCTAA
- a CDS encoding 3-oxoacyl-ACP synthase III family protein — protein MGITITGTGSYIPETIEKNNSFNNHTFLNTDGSTINSTNEVIVEKFEAITGITERRYVQDHLTSSDIGAFAAEKAINDANIDPETLDYIIVAHNFGDVKHNTNQSDILPGLAARIKHILRIKNPKCVAYDILFGCPGWIEGVIQAQAFIKAGMAKKCLVIGTETLSRVVDKYDRDSMIFSDGAGATVIEQTNENNGILSHETASFTHDEAYYLFFGKSNNQELSSDTRYIKMQGRKIYEFALTQVPKAMKTCLDNSGVDIKDVKKIFIHQANEKMDEAIIKRFYRLYKTPEPNNVTPMSIHKLGNSSVATVPTLFDLVKHNKLENHSLSKGDVIIFASVGAGMHINAIAYRY, from the coding sequence ATGGGCATTACTATAACAGGAACTGGAAGCTACATTCCAGAGACAATTGAAAAAAACAACAGTTTTAACAATCATACCTTCTTAAACACAGATGGCTCAACCATAAATTCTACTAACGAAGTTATTGTTGAAAAATTTGAAGCCATTACAGGAATTACGGAACGTAGATATGTTCAAGACCATTTAACATCATCTGACATTGGCGCATTTGCTGCCGAAAAAGCTATAAACGATGCCAACATTGATCCAGAAACATTAGACTACATTATTGTTGCACATAATTTTGGCGATGTTAAACACAACACCAATCAAAGCGATATTCTACCTGGGTTGGCCGCTAGAATAAAACATATTCTTAGAATTAAAAATCCCAAGTGTGTAGCTTATGATATTTTATTTGGCTGTCCAGGTTGGATAGAAGGCGTTATTCAAGCACAAGCATTTATTAAAGCAGGCATGGCTAAAAAATGCTTGGTAATTGGCACCGAAACGTTGTCGCGAGTAGTTGATAAATACGATCGTGATTCCATGATATTTTCAGATGGCGCTGGCGCAACTGTTATCGAACAAACTAACGAAAACAACGGTATTTTATCACATGAAACAGCAAGCTTTACTCATGATGAAGCCTACTATCTCTTCTTCGGAAAATCCAATAACCAAGAACTATCTTCAGACACGCGCTATATTAAAATGCAAGGCAGAAAAATTTATGAGTTTGCCTTAACCCAAGTTCCTAAAGCTATGAAAACCTGTCTAGATAATAGCGGCGTTGACATAAAAGACGTTAAAAAAATATTCATCCATCAGGCTAACGAAAAAATGGACGAAGCTATTATAAAACGTTTTTATAGACTTTATAAAACCCCAGAACCAAACAACGTTACTCCTATGAGTATTCACAAACTAGGAAATAGCTCTGTTGCCACCGTACCTACACTATTTGATTTGGTTAAACACAATAAATTAGAAAACCATTCTCTTTCAAAAGGCGATGTTATTATATTTGCAAGTGTTGGTGCTGGTATGCACATAAACGCTATTGCTTACAGATATTAA
- a CDS encoding methyltransferase domain-containing protein: METKRKKFQGVLNILSFNRHFYVIGITAITIIILSQLYFQWSQALLWIIIGLFLYGLMMPLIVSAYVYDFSGYYNFDWLKSLQLEDSEKKLAVNINAGFDETSYILKNKFPKSKLQVFDFYNAKQHTELAIVRARKVSLTYPNTLQIKTDHIPLQTHSVDIIFLLSTAHEIRSYNEKVQFLKECHRICKPNGKLIMVEHLRDFPNFMAFSFGFTHFFSRRHWKTAFKNAGFTTFNENKFTPFMSVFNYQP; this comes from the coding sequence ATGGAAACAAAACGAAAAAAATTTCAAGGCGTCCTAAACATTTTAAGCTTTAACAGACACTTTTATGTTATAGGAATTACAGCAATTACAATAATAATTTTAAGTCAATTATATTTTCAGTGGTCGCAAGCACTATTATGGATAATTATAGGTCTATTCTTATATGGATTAATGATGCCATTAATAGTTTCGGCTTATGTCTACGATTTTTCAGGTTACTATAATTTTGATTGGCTAAAGTCATTACAACTTGAAGATTCTGAAAAAAAGCTAGCCGTAAACATTAATGCAGGTTTTGATGAAACAAGCTATATTTTGAAGAATAAGTTTCCAAAATCAAAACTTCAGGTATTTGATTTTTACAATGCTAAACAACATACAGAACTTGCAATTGTTAGAGCAAGAAAAGTAAGTTTAACCTACCCTAACACTTTACAAATAAAAACTGATCACATTCCGCTTCAAACACATTCTGTAGATATTATTTTTCTTCTTTCAACAGCTCATGAAATTCGATCTTATAATGAAAAAGTTCAATTTTTAAAAGAATGCCACAGAATCTGTAAACCTAACGGAAAACTCATTATGGTAGAACACTTACGAGACTTTCCAAACTTTATGGCTTTTTCTTTTGGTTTTACACATTTCTTTTCAAGAAGGCATTGGAAAACAGCTTTTAAAAATGCTGGATTCACAACGTTTAACGAAAATAAATTCACTCCTTTTATGTCAGTATTCAATTACCAACCTTAA
- a CDS encoding DNA/RNA non-specific endonuclease yields MSKRTIYSLITIFLVCGIYVFEAYLTKKEQEAIVKNGLLEKELTNTFFLPTSTTGQVVHHHGYSLSYSEPNEQAEWVAYELKENQLVNSNFKRPYFEIDSTVKTSAAHWRNYKRSGYDRGHLCPAADREFDYNLYVETFLTSNISPQEHEFNAGVWNRLEQKIRYWAKRYRGVYVITGGILKGNMKTIGEERVSVPNQFYKIVMDYNGGNPKALAFLIPHENSTRPLYNFVVSIDSVETLTGIDFFPELEDTIEDKLEASNSYKNWYFN; encoded by the coding sequence ATGAGCAAACGAACCATATATTCCTTAATTACTATTTTTTTAGTCTGTGGAATATATGTGTTCGAAGCTTATCTTACCAAGAAGGAGCAAGAGGCTATTGTTAAAAACGGATTGTTAGAGAAAGAACTTACCAATACCTTTTTCTTGCCAACAAGTACAACTGGGCAAGTTGTGCATCACCATGGCTATTCCTTATCGTATAGTGAGCCAAACGAACAAGCCGAATGGGTAGCTTATGAGCTTAAAGAAAATCAATTAGTTAATTCTAACTTTAAACGACCCTATTTTGAAATCGATTCAACAGTAAAAACAAGTGCAGCCCATTGGCGAAATTATAAGCGTTCGGGGTACGATCGTGGACATTTATGTCCTGCTGCAGATAGAGAATTTGACTATAATTTGTATGTCGAGACCTTTTTAACAAGTAATATAAGTCCGCAGGAACATGAATTTAATGCAGGTGTTTGGAATAGATTAGAGCAAAAAATACGATATTGGGCAAAACGCTATCGTGGTGTTTATGTAATTACGGGAGGCATTTTAAAAGGTAATATGAAAACTATTGGTGAAGAACGTGTTTCGGTACCTAATCAGTTTTATAAAATTGTCATGGATTATAACGGTGGTAACCCTAAGGCTTTGGCGTTTTTAATACCTCATGAAAATTCAACCAGACCACTTTATAATTTTGTGGTTTCAATAGATTCTGTTGAAACATTAACAGGAATAGACTTTTTTCCAGAGTTAGAAGATACAATTGAAGATAAATTGGAAGCTTCAAATAGTTATAAAAACTGGTATTTTAATTAA
- a CDS encoding valine--tRNA ligase, whose translation MSIPSKYDANQVESKWYDYWMKHEYFHSTPDKREPYTIVIPPPNVTGVLHMGHMLNNTIQDVLIRRARLQGKNACWVPGTDHASIATEAKVVAKLKAQGIDKNDLTRDEFLKHAWDWTHEYGGVILDQLKKLGCSCDWDRTKFTMDDDMSESVTKVFIDLYNKGLIYRGYRMVNWDPEAKTTLSDEEVIYEEKQGVLYYLEYKIEGSDETVTIATTRPETILGDTAICINPNDERFTHLKGKKAIVPLCDRVIPIIEDEYVDLEFGTGCLKVTPAHDENDKMLGDKHNLEVVDIFNDDATLNSFGLHYEGKDRFVVRKEISKELEDKGYLVKTETHINKVGTSERTKAVIEPRLSDQWFLKMEDLVKPAIKAVLETEEVKLFPKKFENTYRHWMENIRDWNISRQLYWGHQIPAYYYGDGKDDFVVAESIEEAHSLIEKKGIIVDREDIRQDQDALDTWFSSWLWPMSVFDGVRNPENAEFKYYYPTNDLVTGPDILFFWVARMIIAGYEYTGERPFENVYLTGLVRDKQRRKMSKSLGNSPDALKLIEEFGADGVRVGLLLSSAAGNDLLFDEALCQQGKNFGNKIWNAFRLISGWEVSETIEQPESSKIAIEWFENKFQQTLAEIEDHFSKYRLSDALMATYKLIWDDFCSWLLEMIKPAYGEPIDAKTLQQVIALFEDNLRILHPFMPFLTEEIWQFISKRTPEEALIVAQWPKAKSVNESLIAEFEVAQDVVSGIRTIRKEKNIAFKDAIDFSVLNNDKIKPTFDSVIQKLGNLDAINYVTEAVKGALTFRVKSNEYFIPMAGAIDVEAEIEKLTEELNYTEGFLKSVQKKLSNERFVNNAPEQVVANEKKKEADALAKIETLKASLASLQ comes from the coding sequence ATGAGTATTCCATCAAAATATGATGCTAATCAAGTAGAAAGTAAATGGTATGATTACTGGATGAAACATGAGTATTTTCATTCCACACCAGATAAACGTGAACCATATACCATAGTAATTCCACCACCAAACGTTACAGGTGTTTTACATATGGGACATATGCTAAATAACACCATTCAAGACGTGTTAATTCGTAGGGCGCGTTTACAAGGTAAAAATGCGTGTTGGGTGCCAGGAACAGATCATGCGTCTATAGCAACCGAAGCTAAAGTTGTAGCAAAGCTTAAAGCGCAAGGCATTGATAAAAACGATTTAACTCGAGACGAGTTTTTAAAGCATGCTTGGGATTGGACACATGAATATGGTGGTGTTATTCTAGATCAATTAAAAAAGCTGGGATGTTCTTGCGATTGGGATAGAACGAAGTTTACAATGGATGACGATATGTCTGAAAGCGTTACCAAAGTATTTATCGATTTATATAATAAAGGCCTAATATACCGTGGCTACCGCATGGTAAACTGGGATCCAGAAGCTAAAACAACTTTGTCCGACGAAGAGGTGATTTATGAAGAAAAGCAAGGGGTACTATATTATTTGGAATACAAAATTGAAGGTAGCGACGAAACTGTAACTATTGCAACCACACGTCCTGAAACCATTTTAGGAGATACAGCAATTTGTATTAACCCTAACGACGAGCGTTTCACACATTTAAAAGGAAAAAAGGCCATTGTGCCGTTGTGCGATCGTGTAATTCCTATTATAGAAGACGAGTATGTAGACCTTGAGTTTGGTACAGGATGCTTAAAAGTAACACCAGCTCATGATGAGAATGATAAAATGCTGGGTGATAAACACAACCTTGAAGTCGTAGACATTTTTAATGACGATGCTACACTGAATAGTTTTGGATTACATTATGAAGGCAAAGATCGTTTTGTAGTACGTAAAGAAATTTCTAAAGAGTTAGAAGATAAAGGGTATTTAGTAAAAACAGAAACTCATATTAATAAAGTAGGAACTTCCGAAAGAACAAAAGCTGTTATCGAGCCACGATTAAGCGACCAATGGTTTTTAAAAATGGAAGATTTGGTAAAACCAGCTATAAAAGCCGTTTTAGAAACCGAAGAGGTAAAACTATTCCCTAAAAAGTTCGAAAACACCTATCGCCATTGGATGGAAAACATTCGCGATTGGAATATTTCGCGACAATTATATTGGGGGCACCAAATTCCTGCCTACTATTATGGCGACGGTAAAGACGACTTTGTTGTTGCTGAAAGTATTGAAGAAGCCCATAGTTTAATCGAAAAAAAAGGAATCATCGTAGATCGCGAAGATATACGTCAGGATCAAGATGCCTTAGATACTTGGTTCTCATCTTGGTTATGGCCAATGAGCGTGTTCGATGGTGTTCGTAATCCAGAAAATGCCGAATTTAAATACTATTACCCTACAAACGATTTGGTAACTGGACCAGATATTTTATTCTTCTGGGTAGCGAGAATGATTATTGCAGGTTACGAATATACAGGCGAAAGACCATTCGAGAATGTATACTTAACCGGCTTGGTGCGCGACAAGCAACGCCGTAAAATGAGTAAATCCCTCGGTAACTCGCCAGATGCCTTAAAGTTAATTGAAGAATTTGGCGCCGATGGTGTTCGTGTAGGACTGCTGTTAAGTAGTGCGGCTGGTAATGATCTGTTGTTTGACGAAGCCTTATGCCAACAAGGTAAAAACTTTGGGAATAAAATCTGGAATGCCTTTAGATTAATTTCAGGTTGGGAAGTAAGCGAAACAATCGAACAGCCAGAATCTAGTAAAATAGCTATTGAATGGTTCGAAAATAAATTTCAGCAAACGTTAGCCGAAATAGAAGATCATTTTTCAAAATATCGTTTAAGTGATGCTTTAATGGCAACGTATAAGTTAATTTGGGACGATTTTTGTTCATGGCTGTTAGAGATGATTAAACCAGCATACGGCGAGCCAATCGATGCAAAAACATTACAACAAGTTATTGCGCTTTTCGAAGATAACTTACGCATCTTACATCCATTTATGCCATTTTTAACCGAAGAAATTTGGCAATTCATTTCTAAAAGAACACCAGAAGAAGCCCTAATTGTTGCTCAATGGCCAAAAGCAAAATCAGTAAACGAGAGTTTAATTGCTGAATTTGAAGTGGCACAGGATGTTGTTTCAGGCATACGAACCATTAGAAAAGAAAAGAATATTGCGTTTAAAGACGCTATTGATTTTTCAGTTTTAAATAACGATAAAATTAAACCAACATTCGATAGCGTTATTCAGAAATTAGGAAACTTAGACGCTATAAATTACGTTACCGAAGCTGTAAAGGGTGCGCTAACATTTAGAGTAAAGTCAAACGAGTATTTTATTCCAATGGCAGGTGCAATTGATGTGGAAGCTGAAATTGAAAAATTAACTGAAGAGTTAAACTACACCGAAGGCTTTTTAAAATCAGTACAAAAGAAACTATCTAACGAGCGTTTTGTTAACAATGCACCAGAACAAGTGGTAGCCAACGAGAAGAAAAAAGAAGCCGATGCTTTGGCAAAAATAGAAACGTTAAAAGCGAGTTTAGCATCGTTACAATAG
- the gcvP gene encoding aminomethyl-transferring glycine dehydrogenase: protein MNTTSFALRHIGSDQQEQKEMLNTIGVDSLEQLIFETLPDGIKLEEPLNLDEAMSEQEYLVHIHNLSKKNKVYKTYIGLGYHPTILPAVIQRNILENPGWYTAYTPYQAEIAQGRLEALLNFQTMIADLTGMELANASLLDESTAAAEAMSLLFAVRERAQKKAGINKFFVSEDILPQTLSLLKSRALPIGIELVIGKEDNFDFSSEFFGAILQYPGKYGQVTDIKSFIEKANTNNIKVAVAADILSLVKLEAPGKFGADVVVGTTQRFGIPMGYGGPHAAYFATKEAYKREIPGRIIGVTKDMDGNRALRMALQTREQHIKRDRATSNICTAQVLLAVMAGMYAVYHGPKGLEFIANRVHSATVLLSNALKQLGFEQVNTEFFDTLQIKTNAKKVKKLAKKMKVNFHYPDEETVTISINETTSVRDLNYLILVFSEIANKEAFTIDSIPQENAISEDLQRKTSFLTEDVFNKYHSETELMRYIKKLERKDLSLNHSMISLGSCTMKLNAAAEMLPLSIFKWANVHPFVPAKQAKGYLTVLKELEDQLTEITGFAATSLQPNSGAQGEFAGLMVIKAYHESRGEGHRNICLIPASAHGTNPASAVMAGMKVVVTKSTEKGNIDVDDLREKAELYKDNLSCLMVTYPSTHGVYESAIKEITQIIHDNGGQVYMDGANMNAQVGLTNPGKIGADVCHLNLHKTFAIPHGGGGPGVGPICVAKQLVPFLPGNPVIKTGGDQAIDAISAAPYGSALVCLISYGYIKMLGTKGVTDATKMAILNANYMKERLQGHFETLYSGEMGRAAHEMIVDCRPFKANGIEVTDIAKRLIDYGFHAPTVSFPVAGTLMIEPTESESKEELDRFCDAMISIKEEIDITSKEDTNNVLKNAPHTLEMLTAEEWHFPYSREKAAYPLKYVKDNKFWPSVRRVNDAYGDRNLICTCAPIEEYMEA, encoded by the coding sequence ATGAATACAACGTCTTTTGCACTGCGCCATATTGGCTCAGATCAACAGGAACAAAAAGAGATGCTAAACACCATTGGTGTAGACTCTCTAGAGCAACTTATTTTTGAAACTCTCCCAGATGGTATAAAACTTGAAGAGCCACTTAATCTTGACGAAGCCATGAGCGAACAAGAATATCTGGTTCATATTCATAACTTATCAAAAAAGAACAAAGTCTATAAAACCTATATTGGTTTAGGCTACCACCCAACCATTTTACCTGCTGTTATTCAACGTAATATTTTGGAAAATCCAGGTTGGTACACGGCTTACACACCTTATCAAGCCGAAATTGCCCAAGGACGCTTGGAAGCCCTTTTAAACTTCCAAACCATGATTGCCGATCTTACTGGAATGGAACTCGCTAACGCCTCTCTTTTAGATGAAAGTACAGCTGCTGCTGAAGCCATGAGTTTATTATTTGCTGTTCGCGAAAGAGCACAAAAAAAAGCTGGCATTAACAAGTTTTTTGTCTCAGAAGACATTTTACCACAAACTCTTTCCCTTCTTAAATCAAGAGCATTACCAATAGGTATTGAATTGGTTATAGGAAAAGAAGATAACTTTGATTTTTCTTCTGAATTCTTTGGAGCCATACTACAATACCCAGGAAAATACGGTCAAGTAACCGATATAAAATCATTCATAGAAAAGGCAAACACCAACAATATAAAAGTAGCTGTTGCTGCCGATATTTTAAGTTTAGTTAAGCTAGAAGCTCCAGGAAAATTTGGAGCCGATGTAGTTGTAGGAACCACACAACGTTTTGGTATCCCTATGGGATACGGCGGACCTCACGCAGCTTATTTTGCAACAAAAGAAGCTTATAAACGTGAAATTCCAGGTCGAATAATTGGTGTAACTAAAGATATGGATGGCAATCGTGCTTTGCGAATGGCTTTACAAACACGCGAGCAACATATAAAACGCGATCGCGCTACATCAAACATTTGTACCGCTCAAGTACTTTTAGCTGTTATGGCTGGAATGTACGCTGTTTATCACGGCCCAAAAGGTTTAGAATTTATAGCTAACCGTGTACATAGTGCAACAGTATTACTTTCTAACGCTTTAAAACAATTAGGATTTGAGCAAGTAAACACTGAATTTTTTGATACACTTCAAATAAAAACTAACGCTAAAAAGGTAAAGAAATTAGCTAAGAAAATGAAAGTTAATTTCCACTACCCAGATGAGGAAACAGTAACTATTTCTATTAATGAAACAACCTCTGTTCGCGATTTAAATTATTTAATCTTAGTCTTTTCTGAAATCGCCAATAAGGAAGCCTTTACTATAGATAGCATTCCTCAAGAAAACGCTATTTCGGAAGACCTACAACGTAAAACATCATTTTTAACCGAAGATGTTTTCAATAAGTATCATTCCGAAACCGAATTAATGCGTTACATCAAGAAATTAGAACGCAAAGATTTGTCATTGAATCACTCCATGATTTCGTTAGGTTCTTGTACCATGAAATTAAATGCTGCAGCAGAAATGCTTCCTTTAAGCATTTTTAAATGGGCAAATGTACATCCTTTTGTTCCAGCAAAACAAGCTAAAGGCTACCTTACAGTTTTAAAAGAACTAGAAGACCAATTAACTGAAATTACTGGTTTTGCTGCCACATCGCTACAACCAAACTCTGGTGCACAAGGTGAATTTGCAGGATTAATGGTCATCAAGGCTTACCACGAATCGCGAGGTGAAGGCCATAGAAATATTTGCTTAATCCCGGCTTCAGCTCACGGTACAAACCCAGCATCTGCAGTTATGGCAGGCATGAAAGTGGTGGTAACAAAATCTACAGAAAAAGGTAATATAGATGTAGACGACCTACGCGAAAAAGCCGAATTATATAAAGACAATCTGTCTTGCTTAATGGTAACTTATCCTTCAACACACGGTGTTTACGAATCGGCAATAAAAGAAATCACACAGATTATTCATGATAACGGCGGACAAGTATACATGGATGGTGCTAATATGAATGCCCAAGTTGGATTAACTAACCCAGGTAAAATTGGCGCCGATGTTTGTCACTTAAACCTACATAAAACATTTGCCATTCCTCATGGTGGTGGCGGTCCTGGTGTTGGACCAATTTGTGTTGCGAAACAATTAGTACCGTTTTTACCAGGAAACCCTGTAATAAAAACAGGTGGTGATCAAGCTATAGATGCTATTTCTGCAGCACCTTATGGATCTGCTTTAGTATGTTTAATATCGTACGGCTATATTAAAATGTTAGGAACTAAAGGGGTTACCGACGCTACCAAAATGGCTATCTTAAACGCCAACTACATGAAAGAGCGTCTTCAAGGACATTTTGAAACATTATACTCTGGTGAAATGGGACGTGCTGCACACGAAATGATTGTAGATTGCCGTCCATTTAAAGCCAATGGTATAGAAGTTACCGATATTGCTAAGCGTTTAATTGATTACGGTTTTCATGCACCAACGGTATCTTTCCCAGTTGCAGGAACCTTAATGATTGAACCTACAGAAAGTGAAAGTAAAGAAGAGTTAGACCGTTTCTGTGATGCTATGATTTCAATTAAAGAAGAAATAGATATAACATCGAAAGAAGACACTAACAATGTGCTTAAAAATGCACCGCATACATTAGAAATGTTGACGGCAGAAGAATGGCACTTTCCATATAGTAGAGAAAAAGCTGCTTACCCGTTAAAGTATGTTAAAGATAATAAATTTTGGCCATCAGTACGCCGTGTTAATGACGCTTACGGAGACCGTAACTTAATCTGCACTTGCGCGCCTATTGAAGAATACATGGAAGCCTAA
- a CDS encoding sigma-70 family RNA polymerase sigma factor has translation MPTHKLNPDNWINKYSDYLFNYTISRVNDREMAKDLVQDTFFAALKSMKNFKGNASERTWLIAILKRKIIDYYRKINSKKGQAEVRMSYNAEDNDGDWLEEQVADPYDKTAEDDLQNDELGEAIFKCLDKLPEKQASVFRMKTIEGLDTETICNELNITASNLWVIIHRARNAMADCMEKTWF, from the coding sequence ATGCCAACCCACAAACTAAATCCTGATAATTGGATAAACAAATACTCCGATTATCTTTTTAACTACACCATTTCACGTGTTAACGACCGTGAAATGGCTAAGGATTTAGTTCAAGACACGTTTTTTGCGGCATTAAAATCTATGAAAAACTTTAAGGGCAATGCTAGCGAACGCACGTGGCTTATTGCCATTTTAAAACGAAAAATTATTGATTATTACCGCAAAATCAATTCTAAAAAAGGGCAGGCAGAAGTAAGAATGAGTTATAATGCAGAAGACAATGATGGTGACTGGCTAGAAGAACAAGTTGCCGACCCTTACGACAAAACTGCTGAAGATGATTTACAAAACGACGAATTAGGTGAGGCTATTTTTAAATGCTTAGACAAACTTCCCGAAAAACAAGCTAGCGTTTTTAGAATGAAAACAATTGAAGGTCTTGATACCGAGACTATTTGTAATGAATTAAATATTACTGCGTCTAACCTTTGGGTAATTATCCATAGAGCTAGAAATGCTATGGCAGATTGTATGGAAAAAACTTGGTTTTAA
- a CDS encoding methyltransferase, producing the protein MYEKTYPNKRFKHTLEFLKKHISTNETILDLGVENPFSKIMSAEGFNVENTQGEDLDENISTIENSEADVITAFEIFEHLLSPYTVLKSIKTDKLVASVPLKLWFASAYRSKTDQWDRHYHEFEDWQFDWLLEKAGWKIIDRKKWTNPTKKIGIRPLLRWFTPRYYIVYAERVH; encoded by the coding sequence ATGTACGAAAAAACATATCCTAACAAACGATTTAAACATACGTTAGAATTCTTAAAAAAGCACATTTCAACTAACGAGACAATTTTAGATTTAGGTGTAGAAAATCCATTTTCTAAAATTATGTCTGCTGAAGGGTTTAATGTTGAAAATACACAAGGTGAAGACTTAGATGAAAACATCTCAACCATTGAAAATTCTGAAGCTGATGTAATAACTGCTTTTGAAATTTTCGAGCATTTACTATCGCCATACACCGTTTTAAAATCCATAAAAACGGATAAATTGGTGGCTAGCGTACCCTTAAAATTATGGTTTGCCTCGGCTTACCGCAGTAAAACAGACCAATGGGACAGGCATTATCATGAATTTGAAGATTGGCAATTCGATTGGCTTTTAGAGAAGGCTGGGTGGAAAATTATAGATCGTAAAAAATGGACCAATCCAACAAAAAAAATAGGTATCCGGCCTCTTCTTCGTTGGTTTACGCCTAGATATTATATTGTTTATGCCGAAAGAGTACACTAA